gaccattaagaaacatgatccccgctgctaccgggttgagacTCACCAGAAGACAGACTTATGCATGAGTATGTGTCGTGCTCCTTAGATGAGTTACAGGAAGCAGAAACGGAGGTCTGCATATTAGCCTGTCCCTCGACCTGCCTGCatgaccctccctcccccactcccatcccctcccttccctccaatctctctctcttttcctttctcccaccctcccaccctcttGTTCTGtccattctctcattcccttccttcctttctccctatccttctatccttcccttccttcctcccattctctctctgtttccttccatcctctccctttcctctctctcctgtagtcttctgttccctcccttcctctttatcctaatgtttccttcctcccttttcactgggggcttcgtggtgcagtggttagcacactcggctcacaaccaagagagcccgggttcgattcccgggcggagaggaaaaatttgggcggcttttctgataccctacatagcccctgtccacccagcagtgaatgggtaccaggtattaatcgggggttgtgtcccgtctcctggggtctgttcccttctcctataattccttccccttctgtctctctccggcatatgaccacagatgttgcgccgactaaaccaaactttccaactattcccttctcctataattccttccccttctgtctctctccggcatatgaccacagatgttgtgcccactaaaccaaactttccaactgttcccttctcctataattccttcccttctgtctctctccggcatatgaccacagatgttgcgccgactaaaccaaactttccaactttcccctccttcccttcctccctttctgacctctctcccctgtccttcctctcccccctctcaccaATGCCTCCCCGCCCCCCCAGGCTTCACCATGGAGAAGACGCCCCTCAAACTCAAGCTGAAACTGGGCGGCAGCGGCCCGGCCACGCCCGAACAGCAGTCGAAGGGCTGTTCCCCCGCACACCCAACCATCATCTCCAACATGGCTGACGAGGACGCCGCCCATCCCACCCCGGCCGCCGCCTCGGATGatgacggcgaggaggaggagccgaCGGAGGAGGTCCAGGTGAGGGGTGGCGGCTGTAtagtctctctcgctctctctctctctcttgaccctattctctatatttttattttttattttttcctttccatactattttatttttctctctctctctctctctctcgaccccatTCGCTagattttttaattatattttttcctttctataccatttttcattctctctctctctctctggaccccATTCGCTagattttttaattatattttttcctttctattccattttattctctctctctctctctctctctctcgttcagtcTCTCTTTCTAACAACAAGGAACAGGAACGCTACTTAACAAcagccatttctttcctcctcaaagCCCTCAACTAATGATAGActtatttgtgttattaagtaagtaaatattgtgTTTGGCTACAATATATTATCTCTTTCACAATCTCTTagtaacaacaaaagcaacaattctttcctctccttcccttctactcctaaCCACAGCAAAGTATTACTAACGAAACCACTAAGTCTTGCCTCTCCTCTTGtgaactccctctctctctccctggttagcacactcagctcacaaccaagagagcccgggttcgattcccgggcggagtggaaaaatttgggcggcttttccgataccctacgtagcccctgtccacccagcagtgtaccaggtattaatcaggggttgtgtcccgtctcctggggtctgttcccttctgtaattccttccccttctgtctctctccggcatatgaccacagatgttgcgccgactaaaccaaactttccaactgttcccttctcctataattccttccccttctgtctctctccggcatatgaccacagatgttgcgcccactaaaccaaactttccaactgttcccttctcctataattccttccccttctgtctctctcctgcatatgaccacagatgttgcgcccactaaaccaaactttccaactgttcccttctcctattattccttccccttctgtctctctccggcatatgaccacagatgttgcgccgactaaaccaaactttctctctctctcttgtccaggGGGAAGATGAACACCAGGCAGAGGACGAGAGCCCCAAGGTCCGCTCACGACACCACCACGATGAAGGGTCAAGGTGGGTTGGGggtgacaggagggagggaggaaggaaagaaggaaggaaaagggaagagggagaagaaaggaagaatgggaagagaaaagaaaatgggtatATCCAGCGCCTAGCGGAAAAAGGGGCAACTCAACTAATCAGGGCAATGCAGGAGACCCTCTATCAGcgtcatattatcgtactcagacatCACATTTAACAGTTCCAGGGCGCATAACTCTTGTACCCAGACTGATAATGAGGTTCCAGTTAGTCGTCATTAAGAATCGTCATTGATCGGTGTCTGTGTCTGATAGATGTGGGTCAGAAACTGTAGATTACGACATGCCGAGTGTGATATTTGGTAATGCTTCTGCCCTCTGTATAACATGAAAGAATGATAATATATTCTTGTAGAGCGAAGGTGTAATTCTCAAAAACCCACAAACATTTTTACTCCTCTGTCCATTAACAAACttagctcacaaccgagagagcccgggttcgattcccgggcggagtggaaaaatttgggcagcttttccgataccctacgtagcccctgtccacccagcagtgaatgggtaccaggtattaatcgggggttgtgtcccgtctcctggggtctgttcccttctcctataattccttccccttctgtctctctccggcatataaacacagatgttgcgccgactaaaccaaactttccatgTATGTTCTGCAGGCACAAAGGAAGGTGTCGGGCATTATAAATCACTTAAGTGGGCAACCTCGTACCGTCCAATAGACTTTTTGTTGTCAGGCGTTCCAGGTATCCATGTGTTTCGAACTGTGGTGAGCGATTCAGCCTTCTTCCCCCTCAGACCCATAGCATAGGGGAGTATGGCTACCTTAATCACAGGTGCCCAAATAAGTACCCTAAGGAACACTATGGAATCAACATCAATTTGGATCTTAACGCCGCTCTCCAGTAACAACactccggtaggcttgcttgaggggcctggatggtgtttggccccagcccgtcatggcgcaggcaagtgtttatagtggcgccatcttctcctggctcatgctgccccccggaactccttcttgattcacttggacggtttcctctagagtccgggttgatgggtggtcttcaggacagcatgtgggtagttttaagccactcggcggtgactgaaaaatcccaggtggtagcgtggggattcgaacccgcgtcgtccatcacgcggtgaatatgggcccagcacgctaccagttcagccaccgcctacccctaaaCACCAAACTGCCATAAGGGACTTTTGTGCAGTAGAAGTTCGTAGATCCACATTCCACTTGTCCACTGTGTTATCCAGGGGCAGAATGTTCCTCCACCTGGTGAGTGTTCCTGCGGGGGGCTTGAACGCGGCACtatcacgctatccattcagccaccgcctccccgtgtcTTCATTTTCTACGTAACTATATTCTCTTCACGGCGTTTCAGGGAGAAGCACAAGAaatccaagaagaagaagaagaagaaggagagagagaaggataaggagagacACAAACATCGTCATCACCGCGAAAAAACGGAGGTGAGTCCTGTTCTGTTGACGTATTTGCCGCAGTGGGTGGAATGGGTGGAGCAGGGTGGAGAGGCTTATGGGAGAGGGTGCTGGATGGAGTAAACGTTATTAGGCCTACACAAGCTGCAAGGGACATACTGAATggcatttttcatatattttcatactatcTTATACATTTGTTAAGTTTCATACATTTGTTAACACTAATACATACATTTTTAATACTGtttcatacatattttaatactatTTCATACATTTTTAATACTATTTCATACATTTTAATATACTAGTTCATACATTTTACATACTATTTCAtatacatttttcatattttcctacaTTTTACATACTATTTCATACTATTCCATACATTTTTAATTCTGATTGGCATTTCTCGGACTCCTTCCCCGTGTAGCCTAATGTGTGCTTGTTTATAGCCTGTAAGGAGAGGTTAGACTGACTATGTTAAGGGTGAGAACTAtgtattttgtctgttttttggggggggaaatTTTACAGCAGGTtgtggggggcttcgtggtgcagtggttagcacactcagctcacaaccgagagagcccgggttcgattcccgggcggagtggaaaaatttgggcggcttttccgataccctacgtagccccagtccacccagcagtgaatgggtaccaggtattaattgggggttgtgtcccgtctcctggggtctgttcccttctcctataattccttccccttctgtctctctccggcatatgaccacagatgttgcgccgactaaaccaaactttccaactgttcccttctcctataattccttccacttctgtctctctctggcatatgaccacagatgttcccttctcctataattccttcccattctgtctctctccggcatatgaccacagatgttgcgccgactaaaccaaactttccaacttttccctccaGGTTGTGGGCGAGGAGCCGGTTGTGGAGGAGCAGCCGCCCCCCGCCAAGAAGCCTCACCTGGACGCAGCGGTGACGGCCCCCAGCAGATCCTCCCCCGTGCCTGAGCCCACCCTGACTCCACACAAGGACAAGGAAGCATCCTCGGCGCTGACGGTAAgcatagttatttatttatttttttattattattattattacacgaggtcttggctgttgatgtgaaagggtcgggcctGTCTTGAAAGCTCCGTTCACACTGtggcgactctgggccacgactacccacgactctagggtacacgaggtcttgggtgttgattaaaagggtcgggcatgtcttaaAAGAGGTCTTGatactgttgccgaatgctgcgccgacgtcgtgacgggagtctggagtcgtgagggttagcgcgacATGCTGGCAGGTAGTtcgccgaatgtcccagacagtcggcaggacaccaagaccccaataaccccccccccccccttcttggagcgtgggaaccaacttgtcataGGGAAAAGTCACTGGGATGTCGTGGCCCAGAGGCGGCactgtgtgaacggggcttaagtggTGCTGGTATTCCTTCACAGGGTCCTGGTATGTTTATCCTTACGCTGTTTTAAAAATTTTACTTCTACCACAAGTCTAATGATCCTCCTCTTGTGACACAGCAACTATTGGAACACCTGCTGGGCCTGCTGGAAAAGAGGGACCCACAGCAGTTTTTCGCCTGGCCCGTGACAGACGCCATCGCCCCTGGGTACTCGTCCATCATCTCCCAGCCTATGGACTTCTCCTCCATGAAGACCAAGATTCAGGAGGGCGCGTACACCAACCTCAAGCAGTTCCAGGTGCTGTTGGGGTTTAGTTTGAGGGTCAGGTAACTCTGGATTTCCGTGAGTGTCCTTGAAGAGTTGGTGTAAATCATAAACAgtgtaaatccaacaagaggtcgGTTTGTACccttattgcctactgtatcactctgactcctctccctctcgtggttcctcctctggctgcccttcccctcatggtagacagcagcgagggtgttgttgttgttgagtagcgtgggtactgtattgttgttcaagtggcgcgcgggaagaaccgagctcagctgtgtggccgtgtgagtccagttgcgtgagacatctggtggacactccagaaaatatcgcgtataagtgaaaaaaaacgtgtatattaaacatttatttggattttggaccacacgttatttcaaaaacgcgtaaaccaaactcgcgtaaatcgagagttacctgtatctgtGTTATTCTCGGGAGTAGAGTATTGCAAAActttttatgtacatatatttattttctttttctttttatttatttatttatttttttacgtctatgcctatagctccggtaggcttgcttgaggggcctggatggtagttggccccagcccgtcatggcgcaggcaagtgtttatagtggcgccatcttctcctggctcatgctgccccccggaactccttgattcacttggacggtttcctctagagtccgggttgatgggtggtcttcaggacagcatgtgggtagttttaagccactcggcggtgactgaaaaatcccaggtggtagcgtggggattcaaacccgcgtcgtccatcacacggtgaatgtgggcccagcacgctaccactcagccaccgcttacccTGTGAACTAAGCAGCCATATCCCTTCAGTGtctcaccctccctcacctcttccctcagGCTGACTTTGACCTGATGTGTAACAACTGTATGACCTATAACCAGCCAGACACCATCTACTACAAGGCGGCCAAGAAGCTGTTACACGCTGGGCAGAAGATGATGACCCCTGACAAGGTCCTGCACCTCAAGCGTGACGTTCCCCTCATGACCCTGCTCACCAAGGACCAGGTGgggaatgtgtgtgcgtgtgtgtgtgtgtatgtgtagggcAGTGTAGgtatgtgtcagtgtgtgtgttagggggtcATGCAGGAATGTGTGGGTGGGATGGGGGGTCAGGGGGCTTGgagaaatgtgtatgtgtgtgtgtttacctagatTCACCAAGTTATAGTATACATGATTTGAGTTCAGCCAATGTTGCCCTGTCTCTGTAATCTGTTTCTCCCCAACCTTGCTCTGAATTCCTCagtttccttacctctaacctgtccactgcgattggcacggatttggccttccctggtagcctggtaacattatactcccaggtctttctctgcctctgtggtggatagtggagtgtttcccatgtggtattggtgtgctggatatcccttcactggtagcctggtaacatacactcccaggtctttctctgcctctgtggtggatagtggagtgtttcccatgtggtattggtgtgctggatatcccctcccaaggtgcaggacttcacatttttcttcattgaattgtagcagccactttttgttccattcctgtagcttggtgaggtctaactgtaggaaatctgcattcaaggggttaactaTCTCTGTATCCTGACTATTTTAACTGTCTGATGCTGTTAGGGGTTAAGGTAGAACAGATATCATAGCCATTATTTATATTGTGTAGATTCTCTCATATTTAGAGGTTACTTGGGTGTTAACATTTTTCCTCTGGGCCAGTATCCTACATTGGTTCTTCTCCCCTCAGCTTGGCTTTGAGGTGTCAGCGTCCTCAGccgggggaggcacagagggagaCGACACTCTTGACATGGAGCCCCTGGAGTCCATGGACGAAGATGGGGACAGCAAGGATCCCCACTGGTGAGTCCCCATTCTCATCACCCTGACCTCCTAACCTCTctctagggggcttcgtggtgcagtggttagcacactcagctcacaactgagagagcctgggttcgattcccaggtggagtggaaaaatttgggcgggttttccgataccctacgcccctgtccacccagcagtgaatgggtaccaggtattaatcgggggttgtgtcccgtctcctggggtctgttcccttctcctataattccttcccttctgtctctctccggcatatgaccacagatgttgcgcccactaaaccaaactttccaactgttcccttctcctataattccttccccttctgtctctctccggcatatgaccacagatgttgcgcccactaaaccaaactttccaactgttcccttctcctataattccttcctcttctgtctctctccggcatatgaccacagatgttgcgccgactaaaccaaactttccaactgttcccttcttctataattccttccccttctgtctctctccggcatatgaccacagatgttgcgcccactaaaccaaactttctaaTCTCTCCTTCAAGCTTTGTTATATTTTCATCAATGTCATTCATCCCGTACCTTATTTTTACCAGGGAGTGCAGGGATAGCAGTGAGACATTGCATGCTTTCTTTATATTCCAGCAAGTTTGAAGCAGTGCAGGACAACCTGAGTGCAGAGGAGCTGCTGGAACAGGTGCAGGGGGCCGCCAGCGAGGCAGCAGAGAAACTAACCCTCAAGAGGCCATCAAGCACGGTAACTGATTCCATTGTTTTCTCCTTCCGCTCCCTTATGCCTGACAGTCCATGCCCTGCCTGCCtcacactccctccctgcctcccatgCCTCACAGTttactccctctctgcctcccatgCCTGACActgctccctccctgccccactcCCCACATTAGTACTGCAGTCTATTCACCAGACACGTTACCGACCCAGTGAAATGATAGTCTTTTCCTGCAGCTTGGGTTCCTGAGGCAGCGAGGGGATGGCACTACCTCCCTGAGTTTCCTGACAGGCTGTGAAGGCGCTGGGGACCCCAATTCTAAAGAAAAGCCTGTGAGTCTCGGCCTGCTGACAGGGAAGATCACACAGGGCTCCGCCACCCTCCACAACTATCGAGAGGACAAACGGAGTCTTGCCAAGCCCAGTGAGTGGAAGATTATTGAAATTTTTAAATGCACTTgttaacggtttcaggggccgtgttcccgtAAGTTTACTCCTATAAGTGTTTCATTATCCAtgtgtgacaccaaatcatatttttgcccattaggtcggggtctcaaacatccactgccaaaataacatccttgttcgacgctttgttaaagttttatttgcgaaaaacaggaacacggcccctgaaaccgttagtagttGAATGCTTAACCTTTAAAGATTGGTACGCAAGTGAAGGAGATTCTTTCACTACAAGCCAGCACAGATACAACTTATGTTTCCACTACAAGCCATCACGGATACAACTTATGTTTCCACTACAAGCCATCAAAGATACAACTTATGTTTCCTCTACAAGCCATCAAGGATACAACTTATGTTTCCACTACAAGCCATCAAGGATACTACTTATATTTCCACTACAAGCCATCAAGGATACAACTTATGTTTCCTCTACAAGCCATCAAGGATACTACTTATGTTTCCACTACAAGCCATCAAGGATACTACTTATATTTCCTCTACAAGCCATCAAGGATACAACTTATGTTTCCACTACAAGCCATCAAGGATACTACTTATGTTTCCACTACAAGCCATCAAGGATACAACTTATGTTTCCACTACAAGCCATCAAGGATACAACTTATGTTTCCACTACAAGCCATCAAGGATACTACTTATGTTTCCTCTACAAGCCATCAAGGATACTACTTATGTTTCCACTACAAGCCATCAAGGATACTACTTATGTTTCCTCTACAAGCCATCAAGGATACAACTTATATTTCCACTACAAGCCATCAAGGATACAACTTATGTTTCCTCTACAAGCCATCAAGGATACAACTTATATTTCCACTACAAGCCATCAAGGATACTACTTATGTTTCCTCTACAAGCCATCAAGGATACTACTTATGTTTCCACTACAAGCCATCAAGGATACTACTTATGTTTCCACTACAAGCCATCAAGGATACTACTTATGTTTCCTCTACAAGCCATCAAGGATACAACTTATGTTTCCTCTACAAGCCATCAAGGATACAACTTATATTTCCACTACAAGCCATCAAGGATACTACTTATATTTCCTCTACAAGCCATCAAGGATACTACTTATGTTTCCACTACAAGCCATCAAGGATACTACTTATGTTTCCTCTACAAGCCATCAAGGATACTACTTATGTTTCCTCTACAAGCCATCAAGGATACTACTTATGTTTCCTCTACAAGCCATCAAGGATACTACTTATATTTCCACTACAAGCCATCAAGGATACAACTTATGTTTCCTCTACAAGCCATCAAGGATACTACTTATGTTTCCTCTACAAGCCATCAAGGATACTACTTATATTTCCACTACAAGCCATCAAGGATACAACTTATGTTTCCACTACAAGCCATCAAGGATACAACTTATGTTTCCTCTACAAGCCATCAAGGATACAACTTATGTTTCCTCTACAAGCCATCAAGGATACAACTTATGTTTCCTCTACAAGCCATCACAGGTACAACTTATGTTTCCTCTACAAGCCATCACGGATACAACTTATGTTTCCTCTACAAGCCATCAAGGATACAACTTATGTTTCCTCTACAAGCCATCAAGGATACTACTTATGTTTCCTCTACAAGCCATCAAGGATACAACTTATGTTTCCTCTACAAGCCATCAAGGATACAACTTATGTTTCCTCTACAAGCCATCAAAGATACAAGTTCAGTTTCCACAGTTTGCCTTTCCCAGGTTTGCAACAAGGCACCCATTCATTGACAAGCCCaaatgggaggatgaacagctggtggGCTCTTGTTCTCTTATATAAATCTCTCCTTTCAGGTCCCTCTCTACACCTGTCTTTTCCCCATTACTCACATCTCCCtgtaggggcttcgtggtgcagtggttagcacactcggctcacaaccgagagagcccgggttcgattcccgggcggagtggaaaaatttgggcggcttttccgataccctacgcccctgtccacccagcagtgaatgggtaccaggtattaatcgggggttgtgtcccgtcttctggggtctgttcccttctcctataattccttccccttctgtctctctccggcatatgaccacagatgttgcgccgactaaaccaaactttccaaccaTTTGTCATCCACAGTTAAGCCGGTGTACTATGGgtcttactcctccttctgcCCAACCTACGACTCGACCTTTGCCAATCTCAGCAAAGAGGAGAGCGAGATGGTGTACGCTACTTATGGAAACGAGACTGCCGTGCAATATGCCAAGAGGTACGTGTGTGTCTTGTAATAGCAAACTGTGAATGGCAGAGACGGGTTAAGAGAAAGCTTGTCAGAGTATAGTTTTGTATCTTTCATTCTGCTTGGTTACCTGTTGACTGACCCACCTCCTCATGACATAGGTGTTGataatctgtttatttatatgGAGTGATAGTTAAAACATGTGGTCATTCAGCAGACTCTATTACATGCAGAAGATCAAGTATTGTTTTGAATCTTCCCTTATGCTTGCTTACCTGTTGACTGACCCACCTCCTCATGACATAGGTGTTGataatctgtttatttatatgGAGTGATAGTTAAAACATGTGGTCATTCAGCAGACTCTATTACATGCAGAAGCTCATCGTAAAAGCATGGAGATCCTCATCCTAGTTACAATGCAGACAAACATAATATATCAAATGTTCCAATAGGACTGTGTGGCAGGGCAGAGGGGAGGAATATGGACCCACTGGAGCCTCTGCCAAAATGG
This genomic window from Eriocheir sinensis breed Jianghai 21 chromosome 6, ASM2467909v1, whole genome shotgun sequence contains:
- the LOC126987263 gene encoding bromodomain-containing protein 7-like isoform X1, whose protein sequence is MEKTPLKLKLKLGGSGPATPEQQSKGCSPAHPTIISNMADEDAAHPTPAAASDDDGEEEEPTEEVQGEDEHQAEDESPKVRSRHHHDEGSREKHKKSKKKKKKKEREKDKERHKHRHHREKTEVVGEEPVVEEQPPPAKKPHLDAAVTAPSRSSPVPEPTLTPHKDKEASSALTQLLEHLLGLLEKRDPQQFFAWPVTDAIAPGYSSIISQPMDFSSMKTKIQEGAYTNLKQFQADFDLMCNNCMTYNQPDTIYYKAAKKLLHAGQKMMTPDKVLHLKRDVPLMTLLTKDQLGFEVSASSAGGGTEGDDTLDMEPLESMDEDGDSKDPHCKFEAVQDNLSAEELLEQVQGAASEAAEKLTLKRPSSTLGFLRQRGDGTTSLSFLTGCEGAGDPNSKEKPVSLGLLTGKITQGSATLHNYREDKRSLAKPIKPVYYGSYSSFCPTYDSTFANLSKEESEMVYATYGNETAVQYAKSIVDFSQDCDMAMHLVDQLLNLLTHQQHSRTTTAITNRRRLEEEEERISALLCPPSEAGGQAGAQDQKPNPNIDFGALKSLNELGIDTSFISHFEDQEKCDTQINSQLEENATLLEQLSQEQHERLSRPLPASLNNLPPPSQQELQLVEKVTDGLTQVAKQASPGSLAPVPIVRRAMGITVLPVTSDPANSSIEVDIEARWGQDKTISTTVPPQPTTTAVQQVTGTAPQQKQLEPQTATTNTASHDLEMESRLSEILHQSEAASPPPSMAMTDSSLREVLDS
- the LOC126987263 gene encoding bromodomain-containing protein 7-like isoform X2, whose amino-acid sequence is MADEDAAHPTPAAASDDDGEEEEPTEEVQGEDEHQAEDESPKVRSRHHHDEGSREKHKKSKKKKKKKEREKDKERHKHRHHREKTEVVGEEPVVEEQPPPAKKPHLDAAVTAPSRSSPVPEPTLTPHKDKEASSALTQLLEHLLGLLEKRDPQQFFAWPVTDAIAPGYSSIISQPMDFSSMKTKIQEGAYTNLKQFQADFDLMCNNCMTYNQPDTIYYKAAKKLLHAGQKMMTPDKVLHLKRDVPLMTLLTKDQLGFEVSASSAGGGTEGDDTLDMEPLESMDEDGDSKDPHCKFEAVQDNLSAEELLEQVQGAASEAAEKLTLKRPSSTLGFLRQRGDGTTSLSFLTGCEGAGDPNSKEKPVSLGLLTGKITQGSATLHNYREDKRSLAKPIKPVYYGSYSSFCPTYDSTFANLSKEESEMVYATYGNETAVQYAKSIVDFSQDCDMAMHLVDQLLNLLTHQQHSRTTTAITNRRRLEEEEERISALLCPPSEAGGQAGAQDQKPNPNIDFGALKSLNELGIDTSFISHFEDQEKCDTQINSQLEENATLLEQLSQEQHERLSRPLPASLNNLPPPSQQELQLVEKVTDGLTQVAKQASPGSLAPVPIVRRAMGITVLPVTSDPANSSIEVDIEARWGQDKTISTTVPPQPTTTAVQQVTGTAPQQKQLEPQTATTNTASHDLEMESRLSEILHQSEAASPPPSMAMTDSSLREVLDS
- the LOC126987284 gene encoding uncharacterized protein LOC126987284, producing MFPLQAIKDTTYVSTTSHQGYYLYFHYKPSRIQLMFPLQAIKDTTYVSTTSHQGYYLYFLYKPSRIQLMFPLQAIKDTTYVSTTSHQGYNLCFHYKPSRIQLMFPLQAIKDTTYVSSTSHQGYYLCFHYKPSRILLMFPLQAIKDTTYISTTSHQGYNLCFLYKPSRIQLIFPLQAIKDTTYVSSTSHQGYYLCFHYKPSRILLMFPLQAIKDTTYVSSTSHQGYNLCFLYKPSRIQLIFPLQAIKDTTYISSTSHQGYYLCFHYKPSRILLMFPLQAIKDTTYVSSTSHQGYYLCFLYKPSRILLIFPLQAIKDTTYVSSTSHQGYYLCFLYKPSRILLIFPLQAIKDTTYVSTTSHQGYNLCFLYKPSRIQLMFPLQAIKDTTYVSSTSHHRYNLCFLYKPSRIQLMFPLQAIKDTTYVSSTSHQGYYLCFLYKPSRIQLMFPLQAIKDTTYVSSTSHQRYKFSFHSLPFPGLQQGTHSLTSPNGRMNSWWALVLLYKSLLSGPSLHLSFPHYSHLPVGASWCSG